Below is a window of Chloroflexota bacterium DNA.
GGTCGCATCACGGCCAGCGGCGCCTTCGTGGACGCGCCCAAGCAGTTCCGCAGCGCCCATCTGGGAGGCGCGGAAGAATAGCAAACCGCAATACCTGGGAGGAAATCGTATGAGAATCGGAGTTTTGACCGGAGGAGGCGACGTCCCGGGCCTCAACGCGGCCATCCGCGCCGTGGCCCGTCGGGCGTTTCAGTACGGGTGGGAAGTCGTGGGCATCCGCAACGGTTGGCAGGGCATGGTGGAGGGCATCTACGAACCGCTCACGCCCAAGTCCGTGTCGGGCATCCTGCACGTGGGCGGCACCATCCTGGGCACCTCCCGCACCAACCCGCTGAAAGACCCCAAGATGATGGAGAAGGTCTTCGCCAACTTCAAGGCCATGCAACTGGACGGCCTGGTGGCCATCGGTGGAGACGACACGCTGAGCGTGGCGGCGGCGCTGGCCGCCAAGGGCCTGCCCGCCGTGGGTGTGCCCAAGACCATGGACAACGACGTGGCCGAGACCGACTACTGCATCGGGTTTGACACGGCCACCACCACCGTCGCCGACGCGCTGGACAAACTGCACACCACGGCCACCGCGCACCATCGCGTCATCGTCGTGGAGGTCATGGGGCGCGACGCCGGGTGGGTCGCCGTCGTCGGAGGGCTGGCCGGCGGGGCCGACTTCATCGCCGTGCCCGAGTCGCCCACCAACATGGACGCCATCTGCACCCACCTGAAGAATCGGCGCGACGCCGGCAAGAACTTCGCCATCGTCGTCGTGGCCGAGGGCGCCAAGATCACCGACCTGCCCGAGCCCGAAGACCTGGGCGAGCGCGATGCTTTCGGCCATGTGCGCCTGGACAAGCGCAGCCTGGGCGAGCGCGTCGCCAAGGAGATTGAGAAGCGCATCGGGTTTGAGGCGCGCACGGTGGTGCTGGGACACCTGCAGCGCGGCGGCAGCCCGTCGGTGTTTGACCGCGTCCTGGCGACGCGCCTGGGCGTGTTCGCCGTGGACCTCATCCGCGAGGGACGCTTCGGCTATATGGCCGCCCTCAAGGGCAACAAGATCGTGCCCGTGGAACTGGAGCACGCCGTGGCGTCCAACAAGAAGATTGACCTGGAACTGTACGAACTGGCCAAGGTGTTCTTCTAGAGCAGTCAGCAGTCAGCCGTCAGCGGTCAGCGGACAGCAAGACCCCCGGGGCGCGAATGCCCTCGGGGGTCTTTTTCGTGTGCCGCGGCGCCGGCGGTCTCCACCTGGGGCACTGTTGAGGAGACAAGGCCACCCTTGAGCAGTAGAGCACGCGGCGAAACGTAAACGGCTCTGCGATCTCCGTGGTCTCGGCGGTGAAATGGCCAAGAGAACGCCGAGAGAAGACTACCAGCGCCTATCGCACTACCAGGTGGCCGAAACTCGTCCCGAAGCCCGTGCCCGCGACGCCGAAGAACTCGGCGACCGTTGCGCCCACGTCGGCGAACGTGGCGCGCGTGCCCAGGTCCACGCCGGCGCGAATCTCCGGCCCGGCCACCAGCAGCGGC
It encodes the following:
- a CDS encoding 6-phosphofructokinase yields the protein MRIGVLTGGGDVPGLNAAIRAVARRAFQYGWEVVGIRNGWQGMVEGIYEPLTPKSVSGILHVGGTILGTSRTNPLKDPKMMEKVFANFKAMQLDGLVAIGGDDTLSVAAALAAKGLPAVGVPKTMDNDVAETDYCIGFDTATTTVADALDKLHTTATAHHRVIVVEVMGRDAGWVAVVGGLAGGADFIAVPESPTNMDAICTHLKNRRDAGKNFAIVVVAEGAKITDLPEPEDLGERDAFGHVRLDKRSLGERVAKEIEKRIGFEARTVVLGHLQRGGSPSVFDRVLATRLGVFAVDLIREGRFGYMAALKGNKIVPVELEHAVASNKKIDLELYELAKVFF